One window of the Nyctibius grandis isolate bNycGra1 chromosome 21, bNycGra1.pri, whole genome shotgun sequence genome contains the following:
- the MYOC gene encoding myocilin: MLGAWLLLWGGLALRCRGEAAVLRRADDSAGRCTYSFTVASPVEAGCPDASGVSELRAELAALAARLSRLESRERGAGGSGPRGGEAGGARDPQDAAPAARLEAAYGELLRAKSRLEEEKGRLEREKEELGRRLESSAREIARLRATRCPPGGEGPGRDTLRAPGKAPRWDPQPLTYQELQSERTEVPASRLLEETALGRPGSEDSGCGELVWVGEPVVFGRADSIAGKYGVWMKDPEPVSPFTRETTWRVDTVGTEVRQLFQYEAAEQLAQGYPTKVHILPRPLESTGAVVYRGGLFFQPRRSRAVARYDLRREAITAEKEIPGAGYHGQYPYSWGGYTDIDLAVDETGLWVIYSTEKARGAIVLSKLDPETLEIRQTWETNIRKRGVANSFLICGTLYTVSSYSAPNATINFAYNTATGTSRPLSIPFENRFRYLSMLDYNPAERQLFAWDSFNMVTYPIRLSRV; this comes from the exons ATGCTGGGggcctggctgctgctctggggggGCCTGGCCCTGCGCTGCCGGGGCGAGGCGGCCGTTCTCCGGCGTGCCGATGACAGCGCCGGGCGGTGCACCTACTCCTTCACGGTGGCCAGCCCCGTCGAGGCGGGCTGCCCCGATGCCAGCGGCGTGTCGGAGCTGCGGGCCGAGCTGGCCGCCCTCGCCGCCCGCCTGAGCCGGCTGGAGAGCCGGGAGCGGGgtgcggggggctcggggccgcggggaggggaggcggggggggcgcgggACCCCCAGGACGccgccccggccgcccgccTGGAGGCCGCCTACGGGGAGCTGCTGCGGGCCAAGTCccggctggaggaggagaaggggcgGCTGGAGCGGGAGAaagaggagctggggaggcGGCTGGAGAGCAGCGCCCGGGAGATCGCCCGGCTGCGGGCCACCCGCTGCCCCCCCGGCGGGGAGGGACCCGGCCGCGACACCCTGCGTGCCCCCGGCAAAG ccccccgcTGGGACCCGCAGCCACTCACCTACCAGGAGCTGCAGTCGGAGAGGACGGAGGTTCCCGCATCCCGGCTGCTGGAGGAGACGGCACTGGGCCGCCCGGGGAGCGAGGACTCGG GCTGCGGCGAGCTGGTGTGGGTGGGGGAGCCCGTCGTCTTCGGCCGGGCAGACTCCATCGCCGGCAAATACGGCGTGTGGATGAAGGACCCCGAGCCCGTGTCCCCCTTCACGCGGGAGACCACCTGGCGCGTGGACACGGTGGGCACGGAGGTCCGTCAGCTCTTCCAGTATGAGGCGGCCGAGCAGCTGGCCCAGGGCTACCCCACCAAGGTGCACATCCTGCCCCGGCCCCTGGAGAGCACCGGGGCCGTCGTCTACCGCGGCGGGCTCTTCTTCcagccccgccgctcccgcgcCGTGGCCCGCTATGACCTGCGGAGAGAGGCCATCACGGCCGAGAAGGAGATCCCCGGCGCCGGCTACCACGGGCAGTACCCCTACTCCTGGGGGGGCTACACCGACATCGACCTGGCGGTGGATGAGACAGGGCTCTGGGTGATCTACAGCACCGAGAAGGCCAGGGGGGCCATCGTCCTCTCCAAGCTGGACCCCGAGACGCTGGAGATCCGGCAGACCTGGGAGACCAACATCCGCAAGCGGGGGGTGGCCAACTCCTTCCTCATCTGCGGCACCCTCTACACCGTCAGCAGCTACTCGGCGCCCAACGCCACCATCAACTTCGCCTACAACACGGCCACTGGCACCAGCCGGCCCCTCAGCATTCCCTTCGAGAACCGCTTCCGCTACCTCAGCATGCTGGACTACAACCCCGCCGAGCGGCAGCTCTTCGCCTGGGACAGCTTCAACATGGTCACCTACCCCATCCGCCTCTCCCGGGTGTGA
- the VAMP4 gene encoding vesicle-associated membrane protein 4, producing the protein MPPKFKRHLNDDEVTGSVKSERRNLLEEDSDEEEDFFLRGPSGPRFGPRNDKIRHVQNQVDEVIDVMQENITKVIERGERLDDLQDKSESLSDNATAFSNRAKQLRRQMWWRGCKMKAIIALVAVILLLVIIVPIVLKYHT; encoded by the exons ATGCCTCCGAAATTCAAGCGGCACCTGAACGACGACGAGGTGACGGGCTCGGTGAAGAGCGAGCGG aggaACCTCTTGGAGGAAGACTCAGATGAAGAGGAAGACTTTTTCTT GAGAGGGCCTTCTGGACCAAGATTTGGACCCAGGAATGACAAGATCAGGCA TGTCCAGAACCAAGTGGACGAAGTCATCGACGTTATGCAGGAGAACATCACGAAGGTGATTGAAAGAGGCGAGCGGCTGGATGACCTGCAGGATAAATCAG AAAGTTTATCGGACAATGCAACAGCCTTTAGCAACAGAGCCAAGCAGCTCCGGAGACAGATGTGGTGGCGAGGCTGCAAG ATGAAGGCGATCATAGCGCTGGTGGCGGTCATTCTCCTGCTCGTGATCATCG TACCCATAGTCCTGAAATACCATACCTGA